A window from Ardenticatena maritima encodes these proteins:
- a CDS encoding glycosyltransferase family 2 protein has product METVVEEMAMNANRVSVIVPLWNGAAFIGDCLKHLAAQTIAEQIEILVVDDASTDEGAALVETSFPHVRLLRRPVNGGFAAACNTGLQAASGDVLVLLNQDVLLAPDAIERLVAALNVPERGVVGGKLRYPDGRLQHAGGYLLWPQAFGMHDGVGEPDEGQYDTPREVEFLTGALLAVRRNVFERVGGLDEGFYPAYYEDVDWCFRIRAAGYRVWYAPDVVGTHQEGSALRRASHREIAYHRGRWRFLLKHMPPARLLAETMPAEMADAQLWQNQHTPYALQQAWLAAMVQAATLLRRQWQADEQTVFDVVRALQLLANQAWQAEQSFRFMLPQEPPRLALPRPEWSPSRWKRLRQRLRWWIYTHLWRYEHEQLISQQNAINAELQQAVKWMQVELASVRQALSWLAHDIAYSAQGEEESHE; this is encoded by the coding sequence GTGGAAACAGTGGTGGAAGAAATGGCGATGAACGCAAATCGTGTCTCTGTCATTGTTCCGCTTTGGAATGGCGCTGCATTTATTGGCGACTGCTTGAAGCATCTCGCGGCGCAAACCATCGCCGAGCAGATTGAAATACTTGTTGTGGATGATGCTTCGACCGATGAGGGCGCGGCGTTGGTGGAAACATCGTTCCCCCATGTGCGGCTTCTTCGGCGACCGGTGAACGGCGGTTTTGCAGCGGCGTGCAACACCGGCTTGCAGGCGGCAAGTGGCGACGTGTTGGTGCTCCTCAATCAGGATGTGTTGCTGGCGCCTGATGCGATTGAACGGCTCGTTGCGGCATTGAATGTGCCTGAGCGAGGTGTTGTCGGCGGCAAATTGCGCTACCCCGACGGACGTTTACAGCATGCGGGCGGTTATCTGCTCTGGCCACAGGCGTTTGGTATGCATGACGGCGTGGGCGAACCTGATGAAGGCCAATACGACACGCCGCGTGAGGTTGAATTTCTGACGGGGGCGTTGTTGGCGGTGCGGCGCAATGTGTTTGAACGTGTCGGTGGGTTGGATGAAGGCTTTTACCCTGCCTACTATGAGGATGTTGATTGGTGTTTTCGTATTCGCGCCGCTGGGTATCGCGTTTGGTATGCACCTGATGTTGTAGGAACGCACCAGGAAGGGAGCGCATTGCGTCGCGCTTCTCACCGCGAGATTGCGTATCACCGGGGGCGTTGGCGATTTTTGTTGAAACATATGCCGCCGGCACGCTTGTTGGCCGAGACCATGCCAGCGGAAATGGCGGATGCACAATTGTGGCAGAACCAGCATACGCCCTATGCTCTGCAACAAGCATGGCTGGCCGCTATGGTGCAGGCGGCTACCCTCTTGCGGCGGCAGTGGCAAGCCGACGAGCAGACCGTTTTTGATGTGGTGCGGGCTTTACAGCTCCTTGCCAATCAGGCGTGGCAGGCGGAGCAATCGTTTCGCTTCATGCTGCCGCAAGAGCCGCCGAGATTGGCTTTGCCGCGCCCTGAGTGGTCGCCGTCTCGTTGGAAACGCCTACGGCAACGCTTGCGTTGGTGGATTTATACGCACTTGTGGCGGTATGAACATGAGCAGCTGATTTCGCAGCAAAACGCCATCAATGCTGAGTTGCAACAAGCCGTTAAGTGGATGCAGGTTGAGTTAGCGAGCGTGCGGCAGGCACTCTCCTGGTTAGCTCACGATATCGCCTATTCTGCACAGGGTGAGGAGGAATCTCATGAGTGA
- a CDS encoding glycosyltransferase family 4 protein, translated as MPDTSPHVLMLANDIVAPRMAGPGIRAWELARTLAAHTTVTLLAPLAEPPVPPPPSLHVASVPFGDDTALHPFVAAADVVVCDAFGFQRIADILPERTALVADAYDPFLLENLEWWRTHALDVRQRRMREDVSLLARLFQRADFIICASERQRDFWLGMLAAWGRLTPTLYENDPTLRTFVALVPFGLPDEPPPPASRPFLRGVHPAVDARSRVIVWGGGVWEWLDPFTAIRAVALLREQLPNVRLVFPGMRHPNPAVPESRALQAAQQLAAELGLLDTHVLFVEQWVPYTARAAYLLEADVGLSLHRPHIETHFAFRTRLLDYIWAGLPMVVSSGDALSEHIAAWGLGEVVPPEDENALAEALLRVLQHPQEERRRRAEGFAQAREALRWSRVAQPLIAFCRAPRRAPPPLWRLTPVEEAKPAAQKSVWKQWWKKWR; from the coding sequence ATGCCTGACACTTCCCCTCACGTCCTGATGCTCGCCAACGATATTGTAGCGCCACGTATGGCGGGGCCTGGTATTCGCGCGTGGGAATTGGCGCGCACGTTGGCCGCACATACAACGGTCACGTTGCTTGCGCCACTGGCTGAGCCTCCCGTACCACCACCACCTTCTTTGCACGTAGCAAGCGTGCCTTTCGGCGATGATACCGCCTTGCATCCCTTCGTTGCCGCCGCTGATGTCGTCGTCTGTGATGCGTTTGGGTTTCAACGCATAGCCGACATTTTGCCGGAGCGAACCGCGCTTGTGGCAGACGCCTACGACCCTTTCTTGCTTGAAAACCTGGAATGGTGGCGCACGCATGCTCTGGATGTCCGTCAGCGCCGTATGCGCGAAGATGTCTCACTGTTGGCGCGCCTTTTCCAACGCGCTGACTTCATCATCTGCGCGAGCGAGCGCCAGCGCGATTTCTGGTTGGGCATGTTGGCGGCTTGGGGGCGATTGACCCCCACACTTTACGAAAATGACCCCACATTGCGCACATTTGTTGCGCTTGTGCCCTTTGGTTTGCCGGATGAACCGCCCCCGCCCGCATCGCGCCCATTTCTGCGGGGTGTTCACCCGGCTGTTGACGCCCGGTCGCGTGTGATTGTGTGGGGTGGCGGTGTGTGGGAATGGCTTGACCCCTTTACAGCCATTCGCGCCGTGGCGTTGCTCCGTGAGCAGCTGCCCAACGTGCGGTTGGTCTTTCCGGGCATGCGTCATCCCAATCCGGCCGTGCCTGAATCACGGGCGTTGCAAGCAGCGCAACAGTTGGCGGCTGAGTTGGGCTTGCTCGATACGCATGTCCTCTTCGTCGAACAATGGGTGCCTTATACCGCGCGTGCTGCCTATTTGCTGGAAGCCGATGTGGGGCTTTCCCTCCATCGTCCTCATATCGAGACCCATTTTGCCTTCCGCACCCGTCTTCTGGATTACATTTGGGCTGGCTTGCCCATGGTGGTCAGCAGCGGTGACGCTTTGTCCGAGCACATTGCGGCATGGGGGCTGGGCGAAGTGGTTCCACCGGAGGATGAAAACGCATTGGCTGAAGCTTTACTGCGTGTGTTGCAACATCCTCAAGAGGAGCGCCGCCGCCGTGCAGAAGGATTTGCCCAGGCGCGCGAGGCGTTGCGGTGGTCACGTGTGGCGCAGCCGTTGATTGCGTTTTGTCGTGCGCCGCGCCGTGCGCCCCCGCCTTTGTGGCGTTTGACGCCGGTTGAAGAAGCGAAACCAGCCGCGCAGAAATCGGTGTGGAAACAGTGGTGGAAGAAATGGCGATGA
- a CDS encoding ABC transporter ATP-binding protein gives MVFRNVSKRFWLDRSAGRTWQERFIALVRRHRQPREQFWALRDVSFAIEQGSMVGLIGPNGSGKSTTLKLMTGILEPTHGVVEVNGRIAALLELGTGFHPEMTGRENVFLNGALFGFSRDEMRKRLDDIVAFAELEQFIDMPVKHYSSGMFVRLAFAVAVFLDPEILVVDEVLAVGDAAFQHKCLDHIARLRRKGTTIVLVTHDLNAVETMCDRVIWFEKGQVVADGAAHQVVRDYLAAVAARDETLRSVQTPSGASDGQRWGTGRITIEAVELLDGSGQARHVFFTGEPMTIRLVYVAHEPIQSPVFGLAIHHQNGAHVCGPNTFFGGLDLGVVEGRGAVEYVIPSLPLLEGGYVLSVSAHTRDDSEMFDYHDRLYTFRVARGDHRERFGLVTLGGTWAHNTELAVSTEEHSSYA, from the coding sequence GTGGTATTTCGCAATGTTTCCAAACGTTTTTGGCTTGATCGTTCTGCCGGGCGTACCTGGCAGGAACGGTTTATTGCGTTGGTGCGGCGACATCGCCAGCCACGCGAGCAATTTTGGGCGTTGCGCGATGTGTCGTTTGCCATTGAGCAAGGTTCGATGGTGGGCTTGATTGGACCAAATGGCAGTGGCAAAAGCACCACGCTCAAACTCATGACGGGGATTTTGGAACCGACGCACGGTGTAGTGGAAGTCAATGGCCGTATAGCGGCGTTGCTCGAACTGGGGACGGGGTTTCACCCTGAAATGACGGGGCGCGAAAATGTCTTTTTGAATGGCGCTTTGTTTGGGTTTTCTCGAGATGAAATGCGCAAGCGTCTTGATGATATTGTTGCTTTTGCTGAATTGGAACAATTCATTGATATGCCCGTTAAGCATTATTCCAGTGGGATGTTTGTACGGTTGGCGTTTGCCGTGGCGGTCTTCCTCGACCCCGAGATTTTGGTGGTGGATGAAGTGCTGGCGGTAGGCGATGCAGCGTTTCAACACAAATGCCTCGACCATATTGCCCGCTTGCGTCGTAAGGGAACTACCATTGTGTTGGTCACGCATGATTTGAATGCTGTGGAAACGATGTGTGATCGGGTCATTTGGTTTGAAAAGGGGCAGGTTGTGGCGGATGGTGCCGCGCATCAAGTGGTGCGTGACTATCTCGCGGCTGTTGCCGCCAGGGATGAGACGTTGCGCAGCGTACAAACCCCTTCGGGTGCCTCGGATGGGCAGCGCTGGGGGACTGGCCGCATCACCATTGAGGCGGTTGAGTTGCTGGATGGTTCGGGGCAGGCGCGTCATGTGTTTTTCACCGGCGAACCGATGACGATTCGGCTTGTGTACGTGGCGCACGAGCCCATTCAGTCGCCCGTTTTTGGGTTGGCAATTCACCATCAGAACGGGGCGCATGTTTGTGGCCCAAACACCTTCTTTGGTGGATTAGACCTCGGTGTCGTTGAAGGGCGTGGCGCGGTGGAGTATGTCATTCCATCGTTGCCCTTGCTTGAAGGTGGGTATGTGCTCTCGGTCTCAGCGCACACGCGCGACGATAGCGAAATGTTCGATTATCATGATCGTTTGTACACATTTCGGGTGGCACGTGGCGACCATCGCGAACGGTTTGGCCTGGTGACGCTGGGGGGAACGTGGGCACACAACACAGAGCTCGCGGTCAGTACGGAGGAACATTCATCGTATGCCTGA
- a CDS encoding Fur family transcriptional regulator, whose translation MTPTAEDQELIQRLQAANMRVTPQRLLVWRTVRAMRGHPTAQDVYARIHAEHPTLGLATVYNTLDLFTQLGLLRAFDTGGVVRYDTHTDAHINLICDVCGRIEDIHIPESATWRRMIEEQSGYEVHGHIFDVHGRCPTCQAANQEADNDHKDA comes from the coding sequence ATGACACCAACAGCCGAGGACCAAGAACTCATCCAGCGCCTACAAGCCGCCAACATGCGCGTTACCCCCCAGCGCCTGCTGGTATGGCGCACGGTGCGCGCCATGCGGGGACACCCAACAGCGCAAGACGTCTATGCTCGCATTCATGCTGAACACCCCACCCTGGGGTTGGCGACCGTCTACAACACGCTCGACCTCTTCACGCAGTTGGGATTGTTGCGCGCCTTCGACACTGGCGGCGTGGTGCGCTACGACACACACACCGACGCCCACATCAACCTGATTTGCGACGTCTGTGGGCGTATCGAGGACATCCACATCCCTGAAAGCGCCACATGGCGGCGCATGATTGAAGAACAATCCGGGTACGAAGTGCATGGGCACATTTTCGACGTGCATGGACGTTGCCCAACCTGCCAAGCAGCCAATCAGGAGGCAGACAATGACCACAAAGATGCTTGA
- a CDS encoding heavy metal translocating P-type ATPase: MTTKMLEHERRDEEQSPTPSTPEPEPSEEADAPEGVNPLEVALTAICTLSLAVAWGGGQIGLLSGTPQLVLYIIAYISGGFFGTIEGLKALRRLELNVDFLMVLAALGAASIGEWAEGATLLFLFSLSNTLQSYALDRSRKAIRALMDLRPAEALVRRPDGREELVPIEHLRIDDIVIVKPGERIPIDGTVIEGTSVVDQSPITGESIPVTKEIGDEVFAGTLNGQGVLEIRVTRRAEDTTLAKIIQMVEQAQTRKAPTQRFLEEFEPRYATGVVLITLALIAVPTLILGRPFDTTFYRAMTFLVVASPCALVISTPASILSAIANAARNGILFKGGAYLEQAATLDAVAFDKTGTLTYGRPRVTSVVPAADVLGDAWFDETLLAQLQPKGVDAPLALPREEILRLAASAERYSEHPLGEAIVEAAHAEGLPLADPEETQAVVGKGVVAEVEGRQIRIGNRKMADEFGELWPMPLQLEARRLEQAGNTVVYVSVDGHPVGLIALADTIREDARTTIETLRAMGVKRIVMLTGDSRRVAQAVARELGIVEVYAELLPQDKVALVERLAQESHVAMVGDGVNDAPAMAVSHLGIAMGAAGTDVALETADVVLMSDDLTKLPYLIGLARRARRIVWQNIAFSLAVILVLIASVFLVNLPLPLGVVGHEGSTLIVVANGLRLLRTPREKILESAMRS, encoded by the coding sequence ATGACCACAAAGATGCTTGAACACGAACGCCGGGACGAAGAACAAAGCCCCACCCCCTCTACCCCGGAACCTGAACCGTCGGAAGAAGCCGATGCGCCAGAGGGCGTCAATCCGCTGGAGGTGGCGTTGACCGCCATCTGTACGCTCTCTTTGGCGGTGGCGTGGGGCGGCGGGCAAATAGGGCTGTTGAGCGGCACACCGCAATTGGTGCTTTACATCATCGCGTACATCAGCGGCGGTTTCTTCGGCACTATCGAAGGGCTGAAAGCCCTGCGCCGCCTGGAACTGAATGTTGATTTTCTGATGGTCTTAGCCGCCCTCGGCGCGGCGTCAATTGGTGAATGGGCGGAGGGCGCCACACTCTTGTTCCTCTTTTCGCTCAGCAACACGCTGCAAAGTTACGCGCTCGACCGCAGCCGCAAAGCCATTCGGGCGCTCATGGACCTGCGCCCCGCCGAGGCGTTGGTACGCCGCCCCGATGGGCGCGAAGAACTGGTCCCCATCGAGCACTTGCGTATTGACGATATCGTCATTGTCAAGCCGGGCGAGCGTATCCCCATTGACGGTACGGTCATCGAAGGGACGTCGGTCGTTGACCAATCGCCCATCACCGGCGAAAGCATTCCCGTGACCAAAGAAATCGGCGATGAAGTCTTTGCGGGAACGCTCAACGGCCAAGGCGTGCTTGAAATTCGCGTGACACGACGCGCCGAAGACACGACATTGGCCAAAATCATCCAGATGGTCGAACAGGCGCAAACCCGCAAAGCCCCCACGCAACGCTTTCTGGAAGAATTTGAGCCACGCTACGCCACAGGTGTGGTGCTCATCACACTGGCGCTCATTGCCGTCCCCACCCTCATTCTGGGGCGACCATTCGATACAACGTTCTACCGCGCGATGACCTTCCTCGTGGTCGCCTCGCCGTGCGCTCTTGTGATTAGCACACCCGCGTCTATCCTTTCAGCCATCGCCAACGCCGCCCGCAACGGCATTCTCTTCAAAGGCGGCGCATACCTGGAACAAGCCGCTACGCTCGACGCCGTTGCCTTCGACAAAACGGGCACACTCACTTATGGCCGCCCCCGTGTCACCAGCGTTGTGCCGGCGGCGGACGTGCTGGGCGACGCCTGGTTTGATGAAACATTGCTCGCCCAGTTGCAGCCCAAAGGCGTGGATGCACCGCTGGCACTGCCCCGCGAAGAGATTTTGCGCCTGGCGGCGAGTGCCGAACGCTACTCGGAGCACCCCTTGGGCGAAGCCATTGTGGAAGCGGCGCACGCCGAAGGGCTGCCGCTTGCCGACCCCGAAGAGACGCAAGCCGTCGTGGGCAAAGGCGTAGTGGCGGAAGTCGAAGGGCGCCAAATTCGCATTGGCAACCGCAAAATGGCGGACGAATTCGGCGAACTCTGGCCCATGCCGCTGCAACTGGAAGCCCGCCGACTGGAACAAGCAGGCAACACCGTGGTCTATGTGAGCGTGGATGGGCACCCCGTGGGGTTGATTGCGCTCGCGGACACCATTCGTGAAGACGCCCGCACTACCATTGAGACACTCCGCGCGATGGGCGTCAAACGCATTGTGATGCTCACGGGCGATTCGCGGCGCGTTGCCCAAGCCGTCGCCCGCGAGTTAGGCATTGTCGAAGTGTACGCCGAACTGTTGCCGCAAGACAAGGTGGCATTGGTGGAACGCCTGGCGCAGGAAAGCCACGTTGCCATGGTTGGCGACGGCGTCAACGACGCGCCCGCCATGGCTGTCAGCCACCTGGGGATTGCCATGGGCGCCGCCGGTACAGACGTCGCGCTGGAAACCGCCGACGTGGTACTCATGAGCGACGACCTGACCAAACTGCCCTATCTCATCGGGCTGGCGCGGCGCGCACGGCGAATTGTGTGGCAAAACATTGCATTCAGCCTGGCGGTCATCCTCGTGCTCATCGCGTCCGTCTTTCTGGTGAACCTGCCCTTGCCGCTGGGTGTCGTCGGTCATGAAGGCAGTACACTCATCGTGGTTGCCAATGGGTTGCGCCTGCTCCGCACACCGCGCGAAAAAATTCTCGAAAGCGCCATGCGCTCGTAA